From the Tripterygium wilfordii isolate XIE 37 chromosome 6, ASM1340144v1, whole genome shotgun sequence genome, one window contains:
- the LOC119999461 gene encoding xyloglucan endotransglucosylase/hydrolase protein 3-like encodes MHLLTGSGFASKQSFGSGFFHLRIKLPNKNSAGVVTAFYLSSQGNNHDELDFEFLGNGEGKPITLQTNVFANGEGNREQRLTLWFDPTSDFHTYKILWNQHQIVFYVDNIPIRVYKNNRNIGVSYPSQPMQIQASLWDGDSWATDGGQTKIDWSNAPFKAHFEGFDIGGCSSSNGNIDQDCYDSKYWWNAKKFWKLDSAQQRAYENVRRQYMNYDYCADRPRYPTPPPECLNL; translated from the exons CAGGGTCTGGGTTTGCATCCAAACAAAGCTTTGGTTCTGGATTCTTTCATTTGAGGATTAAACTACCAAACAAGAACTCTGCAGGAGTTGTCACTGCTTTCTAT CTATCTTCACAGGGTAACAATCACGACGAACTCGACTTTGAATTCTTGGGGAATGGAGAAGGAAAACCAATCACTCTGCAGACCAATGTATTTGCTAATGGTGAAGGAAATAGAGAGCAGAGACTCACTCTCTGGTTTGACCCAACTTCAGATTTTCACACCTACAAAATCCTTTGGAACCAACATCAAATTGT ATTTTATGTGGACAACATTCCTATAAGAGTGTACAAGAACAACAGGAACATTGGAGTAAGTTACCCATCACAGCCAATGCAAATACAAGCAAGTTTGTGGGATGGAGATAGTTGGGCAACAGATGGAGGGCAGACCAAGATTGATTGGAGCAATGCACCATTTAAGGCTCATTTTGAAGGGTTTGACATTGGTGGCTGCAGCAGCTCAAATGGTAACATTGATCAGGATTGCTATGACTCTAAGTATTGGTGGAATGCTAAGAAATTCTGGAAACTGGACTCTGCACAACAGAGAGCATATGAGAATGTGAGAAGGCAGTATATGAACTATGACTATTGTGCTGATAGGCCTAGATATCCTACTCCTCCCCCAGAGTGCCTTAATCTATAG
- the LOC119999456 gene encoding GPI transamidase component GPI16 — translation MEIPSLVLFFTLIGQLLFIGIAFGSVIGEEEFHEELVLRPLPDRKVMGHFHFESRAPPSNSFGRHHHLFPKAIAQLVKKFQVKEMELSFTQGRWNYEQWGSFDPIPSNNAKPPGVELWAVFNLPQEQVDASWKNLTHTLSGLFCASINFLESSTSYSAPEWSFPPASGSLRYGTLPREAVCTENLTPWLKLLPCRDKDGLSALMHRPSIYKGFYHSQRLRLTSIASNLEGLGPGIVLEQTLTVVLQPDNQKNMMYSSKPNLQPGWSMSSIFGRKVNGRCMLAKSSNVYLQFERGLVSELKNLEKENGKSGDENLALEGFLSNPYFELSIKPDRIFQEVNNFHIKGPSIIYEFQVDKYSESLPFDLGLTWKIPIGWTCQQAPLHACRFLMGSGNERGAIAISLKSIESIMSSLDANSLDGSCKLQVDIFQVVPWYIKVYYHTLGVFVDGKPHAVRDIVEKIHVSPSKDKESPGVMEMVLKLPCGVKSAALTIEFDKGFLHIDEYPPDANQGFDIPSAVISFPNFHSNLLFLGDGSLNKSPIISVFQKKSPVLSYTEVLLVPLTTPDFSMPYNVITITCTVFALYFGSLLNVLRRRVGEEERFLKSKAAKKTGPVSQLLSKILAKLRRKKWEPPSSPEAASSSSFINSKLVFKVILVAAIAVCWQYYSG, via the exons ATGGAGATTCCGAGTCTAGTACTATTTTTTACACTTATTGGCCAGCTATTGTTTATTGGAATCGCCTTTGGATCGGTAATTGGTGAAGAGGAGTTCCATGAGGAATTGGTGCTCAGGCCGTTACCGGATCGAAAAGTGATGGGGCATTTCCACTTCGAAAGTAGAGCTCCTCCTTCAAACTCCTTTGGCCGCCACCATCACCTCTTCCCCAAGGCCATTGCTCAGCTt GTTAAAAAATTCCAAGTTAAGGAAATGGAGTTATCTTTCACACAAGGTCGCTGGAACTATGAGCAATGGGGTAGTTTTGATCCCATACCAAGCAACAATGCAAAGCCTCCTGGAGTCGAACTGTGGGCTGTCTTTAATCTTCCTCAAGAGCAGGTTGATGCTTCTTGGAAGAACCTGACCCACACCCTTTCAGGTCTTTTCTGTGCTTCAATCAACTTTCTGGAGTCTTCTACCAGTTATTCTGCACCTGAATGGAGCTTTCCGCCTGCCTCAGGCAGTCTTAGATATGGAACTCTGCCTCGTGAGGCTGTTTGCACAGAGAACCTTACTCCGTGGTTGAAGCTTCTTCCTTGTCGTGATAAAGATGGGCTTTCAGCGTTAATGCACAGACCATCTATTTACAAAGGCTTCTATCACTCTCAACGATTGCGTTTGACCTCAATTGCATCTAATTTGGAGGGGTTGGGTCCAGGCATTGTACTAGAACAAACACTTACAGTTGTTCTTCAACCGGATAATCAGAAAAATATGATGTATTCTTCCAAACCAAATTTACAACCAGGCTGGTCAATGAGTTCAATATTTGGCAGAAAAGTGAATGGAAGATGTATGCTTGCCAAGTCTAGTAATGTATATCTTCAATTTGAAAGGGGTCTAGTGTCTGAACTCAAGAATCTggagaaagaaaatggaaaatctgGAGATGAAAATTTAGCCTTGGAGGGTTTTTTGAGTAATCCCTACTTTGAATTATCAATTAAACCAGACAGGATATTCCAGGAAGTTAATAATTTTCATATCAAGGGCCCTTCTATTATATATGAATTTCAAGTTGATAAGTACAGTGAATCTCTGCCATTTGATTTAGGCCTTACCTGGAAGATCCCCATTGGCTGGACATGTCAACAGGCACCTTTGCATGCCTGCAGATTCTTAATGGGAAGTGGGAATGAAAGAGGTGCAATTGCTATCTCTTTAAAATCTATAGAATCGATCATGAGTTCACTGGATGCTAATAGTCTCGACGGCAGCTGTAAGTTGCAAGTTGACATCTTCCAAGTGGTGCCTTGGTATATCAAAGTCTATTACCATACTCTTGGAGTGTTTGTTGATGGTAAACCACATGCAGTTAGAGATATTGTAGAAAAAATACATGTTTCGCCTTCCAAGGACAAGGAATCACCTGGAGTGATGGAGATGGTTCTTAAACTTCCTTGTGGTGTGAAATCAGCTGCTTTAACCATAGAGTTTGATAAG GGTTTTTTGCACATCGATGAGTATCCTCCAGATGCTAATCAAGGATTTGACATTCCATCAGCTGTAATAAGCTTTCCTAATTTCCATTCAAACTTGCTTTTTCTTGGAGATGGCTCTTTGAACAAGTCTCCCATTATATCTGTGTTTCAG AAAAAGAGTCCTGTTCTGTCTTACACAGAAGTGCTACTTGTGCCTTTGACAACTCCTGATTTTAGCATGCCTTACAATGTCATTACAATCACGTGCACAGTATTTGCATTGTATTTTGGATCATTGCTCAATGTTCTGCGGAGGCGAGTGGGTGAGGAGGAAAGATTTCTGAAAAGCAAAG